One Drosophila ananassae strain 14024-0371.13 chromosome XR, ASM1763931v2, whole genome shotgun sequence genomic window, GATTGTTGACTGTTTGCTTCTGGCCATACTAAATTTAGCCCTGCCCGTTGCGAATCCGTTTACTTAAAGTCTATTAAAAGCAAAACCGGGCGTACGGGAAAATCGATCTATATTTAGATGGACCACGGCGATGGAAAGGCCTCTCTCCACTGGCAACTGTTTGGATTATGGGACCATTTTCCGCATATTTCGCAATTGGATTTCGGCTGCGGCTTTTGTCGCTgcaattttgaataaattatattCGCATTTTCGCCCATTTAGTGGATGAGGTGGCTGAAAGGTAGGTGGGCAGCGCCACACACTCACTCACTTACTCACCCACTCACCCACTCGCCACTCACCACTCACCCACGGAAACTGCAGTTGCCCCCAGGGGTTAATTGCACTGGCCTTTGCCCTCCACCATCCCAGCACcttcctccacctccacctccacctcctcgtcgtcgtcatcgtTTATGAATAACTTTATAAACCTGGGCCTGTGCCGCACACTCTGATTGCGGTTTCCACTTCCTTTCCGCCTTATTATATAGCTTCAGGATTCGTGACGTGCTCCCCTCCAAGCAATTAAAAAAAGCAGGCCCCGAAAAAATTCCACCGCTTAGCCCCACAAAGGCTCTGCACTCGGAGAAAAAGCTGCCAAAATGTAACAATTGCTTCTGAAACTGAGTCAGTCCTGGGAAGATGGTATAGACGGACACTAGCTGGATTTTTTGAGAAGCGCAGAGGAGGCACCTAAACGAAACTGTTCCTCCTAATTTTAATGAGATTCCTATTACGTTTTTTTGAATGAGAGGAATGAAGGGTGACGACCAGGTCGAGGGTGGGTCGGGTCGGATAGATGGTAGATGGTGGCTGGAAGCGAGCCTGCGCTTTGGGAAAGGTAAACACACGGAACATTTGGTGGCAGAGGGGCCCATTTGGTGGCCGGGGAGCCAACGCTTTTCGCCAACGACCCGCTAATGCTTTGTGGCCCAGCCCCTGGCTATGGGCTCGGTTTCCTTCTCGGTTAGTTTCTGGCCCGGCATTATGCGACACGCTCACTCTATTTAGCCTCCAGTGGTTTAGTGGGCcggaattttaaattataattgtgGGCCCAGGTTTACTTTAAGATTTATTCATCTCGCTGCTTAAAGGCAGCCGATTACAGCAAGTTACAGCAGTTTCATTTAAAAGGAGGAATATGCTAATGAAAAGTCAACTGTAGGGCGGGGGAATGCATAATGCTGTTTGTCCAGCTTCCAGCtaatttaaaacttaaaggGGGGTTTTATCCGCTAACTGGAAATAGACTGCACTGGACAACTCTTCAACTCCCCGTGCGATCCGGTAAATTAATTAGTTTTGCTCGTTTTTGCGCCAACCTTTGATTTTTGAATCTTTAATCCGCTAATGGGAATTCTAATTACAGGAATCTGGTTATAAGCGCGACCTTCCGCTTACGCAACACGGATGGCTGGACAATTTGCTGAAATGTTCACTCGACATCCACGCATCAGTACGCATTTGTTCGGCTGTGTCCGGGGATTTAAGttctgttatttatttttacacgGAATTTGGAATTTGGATCAACAATGGGTTTTTGGGAAGCGCAGAGAGGGTCTTGATTCTCCTCAGGGTTCTATACTGGGCTTAGGAAAGCACTTTGAGAAGCGCAGAGAAGGGCTCGAGTGCTAGTCCCTCATCGGGCTAGCACCTAGAATCTAGATGGAATTAATTAGCAACAAAACTGATAGGCGTTTGACCCAAATTGCCCAGCCAAGGCCGAGCCGTCCGCTGTTGGCCATCGCGTCAATAAAGCACATCGGCCGTGTGGCTGATTGGCAGCCCATCAAAATCACCATCCCCGGCCTGGGAGGCCTTTGTGCTATTTGTTGCAATGGGATCAGTTTCGCACAAAGCCGAGAACCGAGAACTGAGAACCAAGAACCGAGAAGCAAGAGCCCCCCCAACAAAGTTGGCTCCCAGTGCACATCCACACAATTCACATAGTATATGTAGGAGCATATCCTTTGTCTGCGTGGAAAGGAAGAGGGCGGAGGCCGCGTCATAAAAACAATGTCATCCAAAGTAGGAGAAGGCAGCGTGTCGGACGGAAATCAACTAAAAGGCCAATGCCAAAGCGAGATGGGAAATCAGCGAAAGTTGCGGCAGgaaccaaacaaaaacaaaagcaaaaacaaaggcCAGAACCCAGCCCCAGAACCAGAACTAAAAGAAAGTTTTATGGCCATGATGACGAACCCGTTTAACGGCGATAGAGGCGATGATGGGGACGTGAATGGGGATGAGCTGGAGCCAGGAGCCAGGCCAAGACATTCAAGAGGCACACACATATTGAATATAGCACTGCATATGTCAAGGCTATGCCTTTCGATCCATCGGAGTTGGCTAATTTCGGGATTCAAACTGGAAACTCTTAGGAACATTTTTTGAGAAGCGCGGAGAAGGGCTCTAGAGAGTCTAGATACTCTTTTATCTCCTAGATACTCTTTTTTTATCCTCTGAATGGGCTCCTTTCCCACTGTATTTTTAATGGATTTGTTTTAGAGAGTCTCAGTAGccacaaattaaataaaataaagcacTATAGCCTTAAGACACTTTGTGGCAAGTGCTGAGCCTTCTCCGCACCACCGCCTTTGTTTTGTTCACACCTAGTACTGTCACACTGTAAGTGACATTCcatgtttgttttatttccaAAATATATCAATTTTCTTTGTGAAACAACCTGGAAACAACCGAACTGCTCGGTTTAGTTGGCGACTCTCCTAGCTTGCTGTTTTTGGGCCAACAAGGCCGAAAGCAGACCAGGAATGTTGCTCGTTTGACATTTTTAACCAAtttgctgtgtgtgtgtgtgtgtgtgagtgtgcgcTTACCCACACTAGACCAAATAccgcaaacacacacaccagcacacatacacacaaagGATAATTTCGTCCTGCTGGGAATCCTGCGTCCCCCGCTTCGGCGCTCCATCCCATTGTTTCTGTTGCGAGAGCTTTACATTgctttgcatttttaatttcttttgccCGCCTTTTATATCGCATTTTGGCATTTATTATATCCGATGGAATGTGGCAGAGCCTGGAAGCTCTGGATGAGGATTTCGGGGCCAAAAAGCTGGCGAGGAGGAAAGTACAAGCGGGAGGCATTCGAGGAATGCCTGCTTTGGAttcttttcccaaaaaagggTTGTCTTTAAAAGGCCACTCAGTTGGGACCGAGAGTTTAAAATAGAatcaattatatttttatttttaagctttAAGGTTTAAACTAAGCAGAAATCTTAAGAATATCCATAAATATCTTTGGAATGCACTTTCTTCAACATATCCTTCTTTCGCCGGATTACCggctacaacaacaaaaacaacaacaaaaacaaagcttCTTAAAGCGTTTGAGGAAGCCTTTCgcaagttttgtttttgtttttgtttttgttttcgcccCTCTCCATTGTTATTGTAACTGTTGTCAGCCAGTACGGAGAGAGCGGAGATTACGAGAGCGAGAGACAGTGGGGTTGGGAGAGAGAGGCGTAACTGTAAAAGGGAAAAGGAAGTATGAGGGACGACGTGTTGAGTACCGCAAtttctgtctctctgtctccaTCTCAATCTCCATCTCCCCTCCCCCTTTCCGCCTTTCTCTTTTCGCCGCTTCTGCGACGGTATTTACCCGCAGGCTgtgcaaagaaagaaaagtAAAGAAAGTCCCAAAACCGGAAGAACGTCAGAAGCATTTCGAGAGCCtgcaaaaatatgcaattgtTTGTGCCAAACAATTTGCCAAATAGGACAGGACAAGCCGTCAAACAAACAAGCGTCTCACAGAAACCAGAAAGGAGGAAAGTTTTCTTGGGAAACAAAGAGTCTGTAAGGAGGCCAGAGTAGCTCCTATTCCTCAAATCCCAAATACTTCTACCCAAAGTTGGAATAACTTCCAACACAAATTGGCCTTTAAAGTCAAGGCGTTTTAACATAAAAATCATATATTTCAGGTATACTTCTTAAGGTTATTTTCAGTGTAACCTAGAGCAAGAGAGCCTGGAGGCAAGAAGTAAGAAGAAGGCGGTTTGCCAAAAGACGGTGGTgagtttttcaaaattcacCCACCACACCCTCCCTCGAAGCccccacacactcacacactcgcACGCAGCACACACCTCTTCTGGCTCCATTCCGCAACAACCCTCCTAGAGTCGCCCGGACAGGGGCGTCGACAGTTGGGCTCAAAGGGGGATAACTTTTGAGTATTAACTGTTTcacattaaataattaaaaacatttaaatttacAGATAACTGTAAAACACTTCAATAAAAGAGAGTTCTTGTCATTGCCCCCAAAACCGACATCCCCCCTTGACACGCCTCTGGGCGGCTAGAGGAGCATAGAGAATACGCGTGGAATGACAGAcaataacaacagcaacaacaacgatTTTCATTCCAACACAAACAAAATCCGCTAAAACTCGCCGATGGCCATAGCCGCCGGGGGGGCTGAGGGGCTAAGGGGCTGAAGGGGATGGATGGGTGGTGGGAGTAGGGTGGGTGTGGCAAGGTGGCACAAGTGTCGCTTACGCTTATGGCGACAGCCTGGTAGCTTTGACATTTGCATGTGTATTATGCGTGACTCTCTGTGCTcccagagtgtgtgtgtgtcctggAGAGTTTCTGCcaacagacacacacacacttggcACACACTCAGCCACACACACCAGCATCACAGATGTGAAGAAAATCCTTCGAAGTTGGCAAACAGAAAGCAGGCTACAAAAATTCATCGACATCTCGCCAAGTTGGTGCTTTTTTTGGGCCGACAGCTCGATGGAACAAAGGACGTGATACGGACAGATGGTCAGAAGGATAAGTGACAGGACGCTTTAAAAGGAGGACCTCCTTCGAGCAGATCATTCACAGACTTTCCTCGCTTATATCACTCGCTTATTCCATAGTTCATATACATTTTATGGACAGTGCCGGGACAGGCCCGGAGCCGGGTATGCGAAGGTGAAACAACACACGTTGCCCTCGCCACAGGCATCCACCACTGGCACACACCCAGACACACACATGTCCTGCGACCTGAGCTCGAGTCCTGAGCTCACAgggctgctgctactgctgtcGTCCCCAAAAATAACTAACCCCCGAAGCgccgcagccgcagccgcTTTCGCATCCGTAGTCGCTGTCGCTGCTGCCGTAACCGTAGCCGTAGTCCTACCCGGAGCCGGTGCCACGGAAGTTTTTTGATGGGGGAGGTCGAAGGCGTGGACTCCGGCGGGGGGGGCAGGGGAGGGGAGGGTGATAGGAAAGTGGAATGCCTGGACATGGAAGGACAACCACTATATACCGGCTTATTCTGTGTCCTGTCTGCCTTCCTTTGGCCTAGGCCATCCCCcaagctcctgctcctgctgtcCTCTCCCTCTCGTTCCTCtccctccccctcccccttccacttccaattttcattttcctttTCCCGATGATGCCAAAATGCCACCACCCAGGAATGGCCACCCACCTTTTGGCCCACAGGGAgagaaatataataataatatgatttttttttttagaaccAATTAAATATATGTTTGTACTCTATTTTCCCAAAAACTAGGCTTGATTAGAtggcaattaaaatttaaaatataatattttgtagTCCATATTTTTTCAAAGTGTACTTTTGAGGCAATGCTTTCGACTGAAACCGAATACAGTGGCCGGCAGGCAGCAAGCGCCATCAGCGAATTTTCTGTCTATTTTTATcgctttttgtttaatttttttaatttagcccccccccccccccccattgCCCCCTGCCgtatttgtttttcttcaatttttttccaGCTTTCTGCCATCTCACTCTGGTGGCCgttaattttcatttcaatttgcaAAATCATTTACACTTGCAGCAGTTCGAAGCGATTGGGGATGAAGGAAGGCTTTTTAGGGCCGGAaagaattctaatcagaaggaAGCGGCAAAAAATGGGAGGTCCTGGGGGTGGCTCGGCGTCAACATCCTTTCAGATGGGCTTAAAGCTTATGCTTTTAATGCGGGGATGACACTTGCCTATCACTTAAACGGATGAATGGCCAAAAAgcagtttaaagtttaaactaatttttactaaaaaactcaaaaaattGTCTCAAAATGATGAGCCAAATCAGCCACCACTTTCGTACTAACATTTTTGGGCTTTTGGGCCCAAATAATCCACCACTTTCTGCCACGAAATTAGTTATCCAATAATCGGTGGCTTTGGTCGGGATTTTGGGCAAGTGGGATTTGGATTCTGAATCATTTTTGGCCTTATTCTGAATTATCTGAATTTTCCGGCTGCCGTCAAACTTTGCACTACATTTCGAGTTTTTGTCTCTCGTTTTGTGTGGTTTATTGTGCTGAGTCCACATTTTGGCAAAATCACAAACCAAACAGTGAAATCATCTACAGAAAGTAAATATATGCTTGAATGTGTGTATCTTTGGCTGTGGCTGGGACTCAGACGACTGTTTGAGAATGAAGGAAAGGTACAGTCTGCCCTCCGTACATTAGAACCCAAACTTGGGGTCAAtaagatttaagatttaaatCCCAGAAGTTCatataattcatttttattaaacttaacCCATAagtttatacaaatatatatctCTTACAGAATAGATACTGTAtctttttctgtttatttggaaaatggaaaaaatttgcaaaaaaaaaacaacaacaaatgtcATACCGCTATTTGTTGTTGCCAGCGCAACGCTGGCTGCAGTCGGGCGTCGCTGCTGACGCCGCTGCCGGCTGCGCCGTTGACTGcgctgccactgctgctggctgCGGTCGAAAAAgttggcaacttttgatggtggtttttggttttcggtttaatttatttattttttcctctGCGGATTTTTCTCTTTCTTGGTTAGCGTTTTTCACTGATTTTCCAGCTTCTGCTGCTCTGGCGGCTGCTGTctattttttatggttttttattttctggccACTTCTTTGGAAcgaatttcgaaaaaaaaaaaaagcgtttcACGCTTGGCTTCATTAGCATTACTATTgtggttgtggttgttgttgtttctgttttctCTCAACACTTTCTAATGAGTTCAAGATACGGAAAACGGAGAAAGAGAGGGCGCCAGAAGAAATTCATTTCCCCAGAATCCCcagtatttattttcaatcgcatatttggctttttttcttttggtaATTTAGGAGGAGCTACTTGGTAGTCTGGCCCACTTAACACTAGTTCCCAATAGTGCAGCTTGATTAACTTGTACGCCCATTGCCGCACTGGTGCGGGTGTCATTTAATCTCGTTTATATCAACGCCATCACCATCGTAGCCGACGTCGTGTGACATTATTTGAGGAGTTTCGCAGCAGTCTGCTAGGGGCGGGCTCGGTTGCATTTAACGAGCCTGAACTTTCAACCCGCACAGTGGCTGAAATCGCCCAATAATGAGTGaaaacaattttgaaaataatcaCTTCCCAGCCATTAGTCAAGAGTCAAAAGTTCAAAAAGCGATAACGgcaattttcaatttagtCATGACTAATCGATCGTGTTTATCAGTTTCTTATCtctaataaaaaacaatcacAAAAAACATCAAAACAATAatggtttttgtattttagttGTTTATACAAAGTAAAGTAACATTTGCGAACATTATTTTAAACTGAAAATAGATGACTTACTATCTCtccttaatattaattaatttttttaaaactaaaaattttttaaaacttaatttatataaaactgACAAATGCTTACgactattattttaaaattaaacagatacattttaatgaaataatgcTCTTCCGCAACCACTGTGCCACCTGCAACCTGCACTGCTTCAGCTAACGGTATAAGACATGGCTCGAGCACCGACGGCCTTGCAGACTAATTACCGGTTACCGGTAATGCGGTCGCAGCGCAGTCGGCGCCGCAGCCTTAATCGCGCCCCATCGGATTATGTTGATGAGATGATTCCGCTGTGCGCTTTTATTTGTCTTTAATTCAGGTGTTTGCAGATCGATAAGTGGAAAGCGCTAACTGTAGCTGTAACCTCTTTCTCCATTTATTTTCTAGTTTTAGTTTCATTTACCATTCACTGTGCTGATTTATCCGCCGATTGCTATTTATACACGAACATCTATCTGGAACCACCACCGAggaacacaaaaacaaaaataccgGAGAGCACTACAAAAATTCGTTAATGTCCATCAGCATCCAAAGAGATTCTGCTGGCTGCGCTGCCTTAGCGGtttctgccactgccactgccactgccgtcGTCGCAGTCGGCGTCGCCATGGCTGGCGCTTCTTTTGATTTCttcaattgtttttgttgctttttatgGATTTACACACGTTTACGTTTGTTTACGTtcttctgctgccgccgccgtctgattttatttcttttattattggCGTCAGTTACTAGAACGcgatttttttgcaatttcttTTATTGATTTACGTCGATTTTGTATCAATGCATCGTGCACTGTTTCGAGTTTGTCGTGATTTACGATTTTTCTGTTATATTTCTCTGACAAGACGCGCTCGCAGCGTCTCGGCAAGCGAAGAAAAAGAAAGCGCTGCTGCGCCCGTTCTGTCCGACAGCTTTCGCGCAAAAAAAAGGGCTCTTGAAATTTACCAAAGCGTCAAAATATCGATACCCTTTTATAAAAATGTACCTAACTATCGCTTGCCTATCGAAAATACGATACTTCAGACGATAGTTGGCAACGCGACACGGCTTCTCTCTTGAGATTAGAATCCACACTCATTTTCCGAGTAGGAAATTGGATTTGATTTCAAATAAACAGCTCTAGGACAAAGATATAATCAACAACAATGCATTCTTACTCAGAAAGTTTAAAATTCGATGCCATTATTTGAAATTAGTGTAGCCAAAATGACCCGGCCGAACTAAACACGTATCTCGGTAAATCGATAACAGATACATTTCACAGTGCGCGAAATGAAgataatttaaaatgtaaaaaaaaactaatatatTAACATTTTAAATGTGTTCTATgcagttttaaaatatattttcactttttatatcattttatCCTTTTCAAGGACTAAGACACTGGCAAGAGGTATCCGGTTAACTAAATTATAAGTGATGTGGCTAATATACAATGGTTTTCGtataaaatttgattttcaaaGATCATGTTGTGATTGGATGCAAACCTAAATGCTAGTTGGGAGATAGCTCACTCCACAAGAACTGTATCACCGCAGGACAATTGCAGATCCCCAGTATCCTTGGAAATCCTTGTTATGTAAATGCCAAATCGCATGCGCCCGCTTTGGAGACGGGAAATGGTAGTCAGAGTTTCTGGAGAACGTTCACCGGTCTTCTGGTTTATGCAGATCATATCGCATCGCTGGCAAGGACCTTGCACCTGGAACTGGACTTTGCCAATGGACAGCTGCTTGAAGCTGAGCTCCTCGAAGGCCAAGCCGGTGTCAATGATTATGTTGGCCCGAAAACGATCCACCGTGTCGTCCAGGGGCTCCTCGAACTGAAGGGATCGCACCGAGGAGCGATTAACAAGCAAGAACTGAGCCTGATTCACCAGGCTGAGCTTCTGCTGGTCCTTGGAGGAGTTCCTTTGACCCGATTGCCTCAGCAGGCGGAGGCCGTCTTGGCCAAGATTCGTGCTCAACCACTCCGCAACTCGCTCGCCGCAATCCAAGCCCTCCACAGGCTGGCGACACACTTTGCTCACGCATTTCGCCGAATCGGCGGCCTGATCCTCAAGCGAGAGCGGCACCGACACGCAGGAATCTCCAAAATGCAGTTCCAGGACGTCATTTTTGATCAGTGGCCTGATCAGACACAGCTCCGTGCAACGCTTCTGGGTTAGAGCCATGCCGTTCATGTCCACGATCATCCATTCGCGGTCGTACTTCAAGCCCTGGTCCGTCAGGGGCCAGGATTTCAGATACCCTTCTATTTTGAAGGCAGCACAGGACTTCACCGGAAAGATGGCCATTTGAAGGAGTTTGGGCCTCAAATTCTGGACACGTTTCTGCAGCACAGGGGGCAGTTGGCCCGCCTGTTCTTCGATGAACAGAATCCTTTGCTGCGGTTTCGTGGCCAAGTAACTCGAGCGCAGCATTTTAAGCAGCTCCTCCACATCGTGAATCGTGGTCATGTAGCCGAAGGACACCCGCACTGCTCCAGTGGGCTGCCCATCAATCAGATCAAAGTAATCGCCACAGATCCTTCCAGCACGCTTGTAAATCGCATCCATTGCGTCGCCGTCGAGCCCCAAGTAATATTGGCAGGCTCCAATGTTGCAAAAGCAACCGGTACGCAGAAGAATACCATGCAGGGCAGCCACGCAAGCAATCTCACCGAAGCCCACATAGTCACCGCTGTCGGTGCGCACATTGAAGGCGACGATGCCGCCCTGTCGGGTTCTGTCCTGGTAGCCCGCTTTGTTGTAGAGTTGGATGAGCGGTTCGCCATTCGGATGTTTGAGTTGCTTCAGCTGGTCCTCCAGGTACTTGGCCAGGCCATGGACATGTCTGTGGAAACGTATAACAAGTAAGTAACGACTAGCGTAGCATTATGAATTTAACCCGCCTGGAAATCCTCTCCATGGTGGCCAGCTCCTTGGTTTTGGGTACTATTCTCTCCAGGGTGCGGAATCCCTCGAGCAGGCCCACAATCGCCAGAAATGGCAGGGTTCCGTCCTCGTACCGCTGGTGGAAGGACTCCCGCAGTTGATACTCCATGGTATGGGGATAGGCATAGTTGATGGTGCCTCCCCCGAAGAACTTCCTGTCTCTGAAAGCTTCTGCGCCCCGTTTGCTGACTAGCAATGCACCCACTCCCGTGGGATAGCCGAAAATCTTGTAGAAACTAAGGCACACGAAATCAGGGCGATATCGCTTCAGGTCCAGCGGATTAGTGGCTACAAAGGACGCAGCGTCCAGGCAGATATAGTAATCATTATTGCTGGTTTTCCCTTCCGTTCCCCAAATGTGTTTTCCTGGAGTGTGCAGGCCATTTTCCTGAATGTTTCCAATGGCGTCCAGGGGAATCTTGTAGCCACTAAAGTTGCACTGCGCGGAAAATGTAACCAGGGATCTGCCTGGATCTGTGGGCTTCTCTTTGGAGGAACCATTTTGAAGGGAGCATCCGGTGATTTCCCTTTCTGTTAGCATGTAAATCCCTTTGGCATGGCTGACCCTCTCCCGCATCCCCAGTACCGAGGTGTGATTCTCCTGGCAGAAGTGGAAGTTTCCGAAGGAGCCAAAATCAAAGTTTTCGGCGACCAAGGATAGGGAGGCCGTGGCGTTTGCGGTGAAGATGACGTGGTAGTCCTCGGAGGTGGTGTTGAAAAATTCCAAGACTCTGCAATTGTTTAAAAAGGTTCTCATTTTATTTCTGGTGCAACGTGGAAACTATGTCTTCAAAACCTCGTTCTCAATTACTCTCCCAAGAGATTAAAGTTGGCATTGCGTGTTTATAAACAAGTTATTTGTTTATGGAATTATTTAACAATACTATTTACAATGGGAATCGGACTGGAGCGTGCACTAAAGTGCAAtggaataaataatatttaaaatataaggAAAATCGTAGCCCCTCCTGCAAGGGCATTACAATGACAACGCCCATCCAACATAGGTTATAGAT contains:
- the LOC6501972 gene encoding molybdenum cofactor sulfurase; this encodes MTLYSPEFSESEQSKIDAEFSRLTENKSVYLDHAGTTLYAESQVKAAAEQLQRNVICNPHTCRLTGDFVDQVRYKVLEFFNTTSEDYHVIFTANATASLSLVAENFDFGSFGNFHFCQENHTSVLGMRERVSHAKGIYMLTEREITGCSLQNGSSKEKPTDPGRSLVTFSAQCNFSGYKIPLDAIGNIQENGLHTPGKHIWGTEGKTSNNDYYICLDAASFVATNPLDLKRYRPDFVCLSFYKIFGYPTGVGALLVSKRGAEAFRDRKFFGGGTINYAYPHTMEYQLRESFHQRYEDGTLPFLAIVGLLEGFRTLERIVPKTKELATMERISRHVHGLAKYLEDQLKQLKHPNGEPLIQLYNKAGYQDRTRQGGIVAFNVRTDSGDYVGFGEIACVAALHGILLRTGCFCNIGACQYYLGLDGDAMDAIYKRAGRICGDYFDLIDGQPTGAVRVSFGYMTTIHDVEELLKMLRSSYLATKPQQRILFIEEQAGQLPPVLQKRVQNLRPKLLQMAIFPVKSCAAFKIEGYLKSWPLTDQGLKYDREWMIVDMNGMALTQKRCTELCLIRPLIKNDVLELHFGDSCVSVPLSLEDQAADSAKCVSKVCRQPVEGLDCGERVAEWLSTNLGQDGLRLLRQSGQRNSSKDQQKLSLVNQAQFLLVNRSSVRSLQFEEPLDDTVDRFRANIIIDTGLAFEELSFKQLSIGKVQFQVQGPCQRCDMICINQKTGERSPETLTTISRLQSGRMRFGIYITRISKDTGDLQLSCGDTVLVE